In Erigeron canadensis isolate Cc75 chromosome 1, C_canadensis_v1, whole genome shotgun sequence, a single window of DNA contains:
- the LOC122585457 gene encoding plastocyanin-like translates to MASVTSSAVTIPSFNGLKSTIATSSRVNTRTVKVIATTPKLSVRSSLKEVGIATIAFAASALLASNVLAAEVLLGDEDGGLAFVPKTLTVASGEKIVFKNNKAFPHNVIFDEDEIPAGVDASKISMSDEDLLNGPGDTYSVTLTEKGTYNYYCSPHQGAGMVGTITVT, encoded by the coding sequence atggcAAGTGTCACCTCTTCTGCTGTAACCATCCCCTCATTCAATGGCCTTAAGTCCACCATAGCCACCTCTTCAAGGGTCAACACCAGGACAGTCAAGGTGATCGCTACCACACCCAAACTCTCAGTAAGATCTTCACTTAAAGAAGTCGGCATTGCGACCATTGCCTTTGCAGCTAGCGCGTTGTTAGCTAGCAACGTGCTAGCTGCTGAGGTCTTGCTTGGTGATGAAGATGGTGGGTTGGCCTTTGTTCCAAAAACTTTGACTGTTGCTTCTGGTGAAAAGATTGTTTTCAAGAACAATAAAGCTTTCCCACATAATGTGATCTTTGATGAGGATGAGATTCCGGCTGGTGTGGATGCATCAAAAATATCGATGAGTGATGAGGACTTGTTGAATGGACCAGGAGATACTTACTCAGTTACCTTGACTGAGAAAGGGACTTATAACTATTACTGTTCTCCCCACCAAGGAGCTGGTATGGTTGGCACAATCACAGTCACCTAG
- the LOC122591009 gene encoding uncharacterized protein LOC122591009, whose amino-acid sequence MSSSSSSTSFDSFGSEDYDDAVENAVVGAITLAMRVAQEEEEEEERPRFTRRVVLVRRRAEAQENLMRDYFADQPTYTPRQFRRRFRMLKGLFLKIVGDMEREYRYFQQRVNAAGKLDFTALQKCMATIRQLAYGVTSDLLDEYLQMAERTSREALGHFCSGVIRLYGRTYLRRPTWTDLQRIYDVHERVHGFPGMIGSIDSVASYDLWIWNAFFGPQGSPNDINVFESSPVLEDLISGLAPSASFYANGNFYERGYYLSDGIYPEYATFVKTFTDPIDEKRKLFKKKQEATRKGIERAFGVLKKRWKDEDKAICQDYNPEEPSLVLGYWEQMTPLEERIQNRHTIKSRETHNMLTADLVDHLWSIQPHDFDPDNEDLLDLNEYVSSDDE is encoded by the exons ATGTCGTCTTCATCATCGTCGACCTCTTTTGATTCGTTCGGTTCCGAAGATTATGATGATGCCGTCGAAAATGCCGTTGTTGGCGCCATTACCTTAGCCATGAGGGTCGCGCAagaggaggaggaagaagaagagaggCCGCGTTTTACTAGAAGGGTGGTTCTTGTACGTCGTCGCGCAGAGGCACAAGAAAACTTGATGCGAGACTACTTTGCGGATCAACCGACTTACACCCCGCGACAATTTAGACGGCGGTTTAGAATGCTTAAGGGtttgtttttaaagattgttGGCGACATGGAACGGGAGTATAGATATTTTCAACAAAGGGTAAACGCCGCGGGAAAGCTTGATTTTACCGCACTTCAAAAGTGTATGGCCACAATTCGACAACTAGCGTATGGCGTGACGAGCGATTTGCTTGACGAGTATTTGCAAATGGCGGAGAGGACCTCACGGGAGGCGCTTGGGCATTTTTGTAGTG GTGTAATTCGATTGTATGGTCGTACATACCTACGTAGACCAACATGGACTGATCTTCAGCGTATATATGATGTGCATGAAAGAGTTCATGGTTTTCCCGGTATGATTGGTAGTATTGACT CGGTTGCATCGTATGATCTATGGATTTGGAATGCTTTCTTTGGGCCACAAGGGTCTCCTAATGACATCAACGTATTCGAGTCATCTCCTGTGCTTGAAGATCTTATATCCGGTTTGGCGCCCTCAG CATCTTTTTATGCAAATGGTAACTTCTACGAGAGAGGGTACTACCTAAGCGACGGGATATACCCCGAGTATGCTACATTCGTCAAGACTTTTACCGATCCAATTGACGAAAAGAGAAAGCTTTTTAAGAAAAAGCAAGAGGCGACACGTAAGGGTATAGAAAGGGCTTTTGGTGTGTTGAAAAAAAGATGGAAG GACGAGGACAAGGCCATATGTCAAGACTACAATCCGGAAGAACCTTCTCTAGTACTGGGCTATTGGGAACAAATGACTCCACTCGAAGAACGAATTCAAAACCGCCATACTATTAAAAGCCGAGAAACACACAACATGCTTACGGCGGACTTGGTTGATCATCTTTGGTCGATCCAACCACATGACTTTGATCCTGATAACGAGGACCTCCTGGATCTCAACGAGTATGTAAGTTCGGACGATGAGTAA
- the LOC122585456 gene encoding phospholipase D delta-like has translation MSSSDTDGDIDTDSYIYLHGDLDLTIIEARCLPNMDLLSDHMHRCLTFCDSLKSSKRRNRRRRRKIITSDPYVTLSIGNATIARTRVISNSQNPVWNEHFVLQLAHPVSKLEFQVKDNDVFGADLIGNVCIPAERVMSGDVIDDWFSITGSNGKPPKTDCAIRLRISFVSCDDDDDDDKFINSNSNNNNFESVHGLKDSYFPVRHGGNVTLYQDAHVRKGELCKIELEGGKGEFEQRGCWEDICYAILEAHHLVYLVGWSIFDKVKLVREPSKPLPRGWDLSLGELLKYKSQEGVRVLLLVWDDKTSHNKFFLKTEGVMQTHDEMTRKFFKHSSVQCVLSPRYASNKLSIFKQQVVGTLYTHHQKCVMVDTQAPGNNRKISAFIGGLDLCDGRYDTPEHRLFRDLDTVFENDYHNPTFSAGTKGPRQPWHDLHCKIDGPAAYDVLKNFEQRWKKASKWSEFGRRFKKISHWHDDSLIKIERISWILSPSPTLPNDDPALWVRKEEDPENWHVQVFRSIDSGSLKGFPKDVRLADSQNLVCAKNLVIDKSIQKAYIQAIRSAKNFIYIENQYFIGSSYAWPSYKDAGADHLIPMELALKIASKIRANERFSVYIVIPMWPEGVPTSASVQEILFWQAQTMRTMYEVIARELQNSNLENAHPQDYLNFYCLGNREQCDEHVSNSGNQTSSNGGSVSASQKHGRFMIYVHAKGMIVDDEYVILGSANINQRSMAGSRDTEIAMGAYQPHHTWAQKKKHPRGQIYGYRMSLWSEHTGTLEDYFKEPESLACVQNINKLAEDNWEKFTSDDFTPLQGHLLKYPIKVDTDGKVSPLPEHEQFPDVGGKVLGNPATLPSALTT, from the exons ATGTCTAGTAGTGATACAGATGgcgatatagatacagattcaTATATCTATCTACACGGTGACTTAGATCTAACTATAATAGAAGCTCGATGTTTACCCAACATGGACTTACTCTCCGACCACATGCACCGTTGTTTAACATTCTGTGATTCCTTAAAATCATCTAAACGACGTAATCGTCGACGTCGTCGTAAGATCATCACAAGTGATCCTTACGTCACCTTAAGTATAGGTAACGCGACTATAGCGCGTACGCGCGTGATTTCCAACTCTCAAAACCCGGTATGGAACGAACATTTTGTGCTTCAGTTAGCCCACCCTGTTTCTAAGTTAGAATTTCAGGTTAAGGATAACGATGTTTTCGGTGCCGATTTAATCGGAAATGTTTGTATCCCTGCTGAAAGAGTTATGTCAGGTGACGTCATTGATGATTGGTTTTCGATTACTGGAAGTAATGGTAAACCGCCTAAAACGGATTGTGCAATTCGGTTACGAATCAGCTTTGTATcatgtgatgatgatgatgatgatgataaattcattaatagtaatagtaataataataattttgaaagtGTGCATGGATTAAAAGATAGTTATTTTCCTGTAAGGCATGGGGGGAATGTGACATTGTATCAAGACGCACACGTGCGTAAAGGCGAATTGTGTAAAATTGAATTGGAGGGTGGTAAAGGGGAATTTGAACAAAGAGGGTGTTGGGAGGATATATGTTATGCTATTTTAGAAGCTCATCATTTGGTTTATCTGGTTGGATGGTCGATTTTCGATAAGGTGAAGTTAGTTAGAGAGCCTAGTAAACCGTTACCTCGTGGTTGGGATTTGAGTCTCGGGGAATTGTTGAAGTATAAGTCACAAGAAGGGGTTAGAGTTTTGTTGCTTGTTTGGGATGATAAGACTTCACAtaataagtttttcttgaagacG GAAGGAGTGATGCAAACTCATGATGAAATGACTCGGAAGTTTTTCAAACACTCCTCCGTTCAGTGTGTGCTGTCACCGCGATATGCAAGCAATAAGCTTAGTATCTTCAAGCAACAG GTTGTTGGGACCCTTTACACTCATCATCAGAAATGTGTTATGGTGGATACACAAGCCCCTGGAAATAACAGAAAAATATCTGCTTTTATTGGTGGCTTGGACCTTTGTGATGGACGCTATGACACGCCAGAGCATCGCTTATTTCGTGATCTCGACACCGTGTTTGAGAACGATTACCATAATCCGACTTTTAGT GCAGGTACAAAAGGTCCAAGACAACCATGGCATGACTTACATTGCAAAATTGATGGTCCTGCTGCATATGACGTGCTAAAAAACTTCGAGCAAAGGTGGAAAAAAGCCTCAAAGTGGTCTGAATTCGGACGGCGCTTCAAAAAAATATCTCATTGGCATGACGATTCATTAATTAAGATAGAGCGTATTTCTTGGATACTCAGTCCTAGTCCAACTCTTCCAAATGATGATCCAGCATTGTGGGTTCGTAAAGAAGAGGATCCTGAAAACTGGCATGTTCAG GTTTTCCGCTCAATTGATTCTGGTTCTTTAAAAGGATTTCCAAAAGATGTTCGATTAGCTGACTCTCAG AATCTTGTATGTGCAAAAAATCTGGTTATCGATAAGAGCATTCAAAAAGCATATATCCAAGCTATAAGATCTGCCAAGAACTTTATCTATATTGAAAACCAGTATTTTATCGGGTCATCGTATGCATGGCCTTCTTATAAAGATGCAG GGGCAGATCATTTAATACCCATGGAACTAGCATTGAAGATTGCTAGTAAGATAAGAGCAAATGAGAGGTTTTCAGTTTATATTGTCATTCCAATGTGGCCTGAGGGTGTTCCTACTTCTGCATCTGTTCAAGAAATTCTATTTTGGCAG GCACAAACTATGCGAACGATGTATGAAGTTATTGCTCGAGAGCTACAGAACTCAAACCTTGAGAATGCACATCCACAAGACTACTTAAATTTCTACTGCCTTGGTAACCGTGAACAATGTGATGAGCATGTTTCAAATTCTGGCAACCAGACCTCTTCTAATGGTGGTTCG GTTTCAGCTTCTCAAAAGCATGGAAGATTCATGATTTATGTACACGCTAAAGGGATGATAGTAGATGATGAGTATGTCATATTGGGGTCTGCCAATATTAATCAACGATCAATGGCTGGTTCAAGAGATACCGAGATAGCTATGGGTGCTTATCAGCCCCATCACACATGGGCTCAGAAGAAGAAGCACCCTCGTGGTCAA ATATACGGATACAGAATGTCACTATGGTCAGAACATACGGGAACACTCGAAGATTACTTCAAAGAGCCAGAAAGTTTGGCCTGTGtgcaaaacataaacaaacttgCAGAAGATAACTGGGAGAAATTTACAAGTGACGACTTTACTCCCTTGCAAGGCCATCTTCTCAAATACCCCATCAAAGTTGATACTGATGGAAAGGTAAGCCCTTTACCCGAACACGAACAATTCCCTGATGTTGGTGGGAAGGTTCTTGGTAATCCTGCCACCCTTCCTAGTGCTTTAACCACATAA
- the LOC122584630 gene encoding tetracycline resistance protein, class H: MAEKTIISSGLGHLFMTVFVFNFANFMVVPAMTDVSMAALCPGEDECSLAIYLTGIQQAITGMGSLVMMPLIGNLSDNYGRKVMLTVPMLLTTLPLVILAYSRERNYFFAYYALKTLTSMVCEGSVLCLAHAYVADNVTLTRRASAFGILTGISSCSFVFGNLSTRFLPSEASVFQVSAAVAMVSVVYMRIFLPESGMEAAVIATSLKEETVNECLLEKGCTNNRRPVRTTPSLHDSILLLRSSWTFSQAAIVAFFSSLGELGLYSALLYYLKAEFHFDKDQYANLMIINGIAGIISQMVLMPLLARVIKEEKILAIGLIFNCVHIFLYSIAWSSWVVYFAAMFQILAVFAGPSLRSIVSKQVGPTEQGKAQGCITGLCSFASIISPLIFSPLTALFLSDNAPFVFPGFSLVCAAFAVMIAFIQSVMIRSPAPPVPESKLDDSVPVEP; the protein is encoded by the exons ATGGCAGAGAAAACCATCATTTCCTCCGGGCTTGGTCACCTTTTCATGACGGTGTTCGTGTTCAATTTTGCCAATTTCATGGTTGTTCCGGCCATGACTGACGTAAGCATGGCGGCACTTTGTCCCGGTGAAGATGAGTGTTCCTTGGCCATTTACCTCACAGGAATTCAACAAGCG ATAACAGGGATGGGGAGCCTAGTGATGATGCCTCTCATCGGAAATCTATCCGACAATTATGGGAGGAAGGTCATGCTCACTGTTCCTATGTTGCTCACTACTTTACCCTTGG TAATTTTGGCATATAGCAGAGAGAGGAATTACTTCTTTGCATACTATGCACTCAAAACACTCACCTCCATGGTTTGTGAAGGAAGTGTGCTTTGCCTTGCTCATGCTTATGTG GCAGACAATGTGACACTAACAAGACGGGCATCCGCATTTGGAATCCTTACTGGCATATCGTCCTGTTCTTTTGTCTTTGGAAATCTCTCCACTCGTTTCCTCCCTTCAGAAGCCTCAGTTTTTCAAGTATCTGCAGCCGTGGCAATGGTTTCCGTCGTGTACATGAGGATTTTTCTGCCAGAATCCGGCATGGAAGCTGCAGTGATAGCCACGTCGTTGAAAGAAGAAACAGTTAATGAATGTCTTCTTGAAAAAGGATGTACCAACAATCGACGCCCTGTTCGTACAACTCCTTCATTACATGATTCAATTTTATTGTTGAGGAGCAG CTGGACATTTTCACAGGCAGCTATTGTGGCATTTTTCAGTAGTCTGGGTGAACTAGGCCTTTATTCTGCACTATTG TACTATTTGAAGGCCGAGTTTCATTTTGATAAAGACCAGTATGCCAACTTGATGATCATCAATGGTATCGCAGGGATCATATCTCAA ATGGTTCTTATGCCACTGTTGGCTAGAGTaatcaaagaagaaaaaattctTGCAATTGGGCTCATCTTTAACTGTGTACAT ATTTTCCTGTACAGCATAGCTTGGTCTTCTTGG GTGGTTTATTTTGCAGCCATGTTTCAGATTCTGGCTGTTTTTGCAGGACCAAGC TTACGTAGCATTGTATCCAAACAAGTCGGTCCCACCGAGCAG GGAAAGGCTCAAGGGTGCATTACAGGCCTGTGTTCATTTGCTAGCATTATTTCTCCACTAATTTTTAGTCCTCTAACAG CTTTATTCTTATCTGACAATGCTCCGTTTGTCTTTCCTGGTTTTAGTCTTGTGTGTGCTGCATTTGCCGTG ATGATTGCTTTCATCCAAAGTGTCATGATTCGGTCTCCTGCACCACCTGTCCCAGAATCAAAACTCGACGACTCTGTCCCAGTGGAGCCTTAG